The following are encoded together in the Cicer arietinum cultivar CDC Frontier isolate Library 1 chromosome 2, Cicar.CDCFrontier_v2.0, whole genome shotgun sequence genome:
- the LOC101488480 gene encoding cyclin-D1-1 has product MSLSYSNFFSDSDLLCGEDTSSILSGDSPAECFSDLDSSPPSDEDSIAGLIEDERKFVLGFEYFSRFQSRSLDASAREESVAWILKVQACYGFQPLTAYLSVNYMDRFLNSRRLPQTNGWPLQLLAVACLSLAAKMEESLVPSLLDLQVEGAKYIFEPKTIRRMEFLVLSVLDWRLRSVTPFSFLSFFACKLDSTATFTGFLISRSTQIILSNIQEASFLAYWPSCIAASAILYAANEIPNWSLVNPEHAESWCEGLTKEKIIGCYRLMQELVIDNNMRKPPKVLPQLRVTTQPLMRSSVSSSSSSPSSSSTYKRRKLNNSLWVDDDK; this is encoded by the exons ATGTCGCTTTCCTACTCCAACTTCTTCTCCGACTCCGACCTCCTATGCGGCGAGGACACCTCAAGCATCTTGTCCGGCGATTCGCCGGCGGAATGCTTCTCCGACCTCGATTCGTCGCCGCCGTCGGATGAAGACTCTATCGCTGGATTAATCGAAGATGAACGCAAGTTCGTCCTTGGATTCGAATATTTCTCCAGGTTTCAGTCTCGCTCGCTCGATGCTTCCGCTAGAGAAGAATCCGTTGCATGGATCTTAAAG GTGCAGGCTTGTTATGGTTTTCAACCGTTGACGGCTTATCTTTCCGTCAACTACATGGATCGGTTCTTGAATTCTCGGCGATTGCCG CAAACAAATGGGTGGCCACTGCAACTTCTAGCAGTTGCTTGCTTGTCTTTAGCGGCAAAGATGGAGGAATCTTTAGTCCCTTCTTTATTGGACCTTCAG GTAGAAGGTGCCAAATACATATTTGAGCCCAAAACAATTAGAAGAATGGAGTTTCTTGTTCTAAGCGTCTTGGATTGGAGGCTAAGATCAGTTACTCCATTTAGCTTCCTCAGTTTCTTTGCGTGCAAGTTAGATTCAACTGCAACTTTTACTGGGTTCCTCATTTCACGTTCTACACAAATTATCTTATCTAATATCCAAG AGGCTAGCTTTCTTGCATATTGGCCATCATGCATTGCTGCCTCAGCTATACTTTATGCAGCTAATGAAATTCCTAATTGGTCTCTCGTTAATCCGGAGCATGCCGAGTCGTGGTGCGAGGGGTTAACAAAA GAGAAAATTATTGGGTGCTACAGGTTAATGCAAGAACTTGTGATTGACAATAACATGAGGAAACCTCCTAAAGTGTTGCCACAGCTACGAGTGACAACTCAGCCCCTTATGAGGTCAAGTGTCTCGTCATCCTCCTCTTCTCCTTCCTCCTCATCCACctataaaagaagaaaattaaataactctTTGTGGGTAGATGATGACAAATGA
- the LOC101488823 gene encoding uncharacterized protein, with product MLCSTPFPAPNNSVQVLSGKSHTCRYLQSTRVIYPRSSFVSKFDFQQFRQLRAKSLRAIRGGGFVPATAKKQLRRKADVVELDENFDDGDVSYEYEDDEGGGEDEVDDDEEEVVSFNENEMKKWLERKPKGFGEGKVYDTSIEDKLFEEMQQSKQVQAANLKKLKTNPVNTASKTNAPKKTDEKVVPVRNRVRLVNLPKKKNIDRDLKSALQGIPGITNIVPAVTGNKKTRDPICKGFAFVDFKHEQDAIRFVELYTGQTITFGKIQKQIKCELVNAQSSSSSLRLSKNLNNALPLLASFEEDSNKDSNMDDSALASWDETDLDDSDEQQESDGENEEFSTALKVDSDYCIEMSNDSEIDSLPSEQVDRNPSAEKKLPVKVKQKHAPNKKPTSKKNVTKVLDVPGSAKRLKIREKAVLNDVFSKYGSKSSIASKDS from the exons ATGCTCTGTTCAACTCCATTTCCGGCACCCAACAATTCGGTGCAGGTTCTCTCTGGAAAAAGTCACACGTGTCGTTATCTACAATCCACACGTGTCATTTATCCTCGCTCTTCTTTTGTTTCGAAATTCGACTTCCAACAATTCCGGCAACTCCGCGCGAAGAGCCTGCGCGCTATACGCGGCGGCGGATTCGTCCCGGCGACCGCGAAGAAGCAATTGCGCAGAAAAGCTGATGTTGTTGAATTGGATGAGAACTTCGACGACGGGGATGTTAGTTACGAATACGAAGATGATGAAGGAGGTGGAGAAGATGAggttgatgatgatgaagaagaggTGGTTTCGTTTAATGAGAATGAGATGAAGAAATGGTTGGAGAGGAAGCCGAAGGGGTTTGGTGAAGGGAAAGTGTATGATACTTCAATTGAAGATAAGCTGTTTGAAGAAATGCAGCAGAGTAAACAAGTCCAAGCTGCTAATTTGAAAAAGCTTAAGACCAATCCTGTTAACACTGCCTCCAAAACTAATGCACCAAAGAAGACAG ATGAAAAAGTTGTTCCTGTTCGAAACCGAGTGCGCTTGGTGAATCTACCAAAGAAAAAGAACATCGATAGGGATTTGAAATCTGCTCTTCAAGGGATTCCAGGAATAACAAATATTGTCCCTGCTGTTACCGGAAACAAGAAGACACGGGATCCTATCTGCAAGGGTTTTGCTTTTGTTGATTTCAAGCATGAACAAGATGCAATTAG GTTTGTAGAGTTATACACAGGACAAACTATTACTTTTGGCAAAATTCAGAAGCAGATAAAATGCGAACTCGTAAATGCACAGTCTTCCTCTTCTTCGCTGAGGTTAAGCAAGAATCTCAACAATGCTCTACCCCTCTTGGCCTCCTTTGAAGAAGATTCAAATAAGGATTCCAATATGGACGATTCTGCTCTTGCTTCCTGGGACGAGACCGATTTAGATGATTCGGATGAGCAACAAGAAAGTGATGGGGAGAATGAAGAGTTTTCCACTGCTTTGAAGGTCGATAGTGATTACTGCATAGAAATGAGTAATGATTCCGAAATTGATTCACTTCCCTCAGAACAGGTTGACAGAAACCCCTCTGCTGAGAAGAAGTTACCTGTCAAAGTTAAACAAAAACATGCCCCCAACAAAAAACCAACTTCCAAAAAGAATGTAACAAAGGTTTTAGATGTCCCTGGATCTGCAAAAAG GTTAAAGATCAGGGAAAAGGCtgttttaaatgatgttttctCCAAGTACGGATCAAAATCTTCCATTGCTTCAAAGGATAGTTAG
- the LOC101489149 gene encoding uncharacterized protein, translating into MNIIMMKTGFARSLSDTATIRSSSLSLLRLLSSTSTTVADVDGSASSVVKVVIPKLLQPRVVLYDGVCHLCHRGVKLVIKADKDRKIKFCCVQSNAAEPYLRATGLEREDVLRRFLFIEGLNVFSQGSTAALRVLSYLPFPYSALSSLWVIPTPIRDAVYDYIAKNRYEWFGKANDCLVLQEKELLERFIDRDEMMNRDP; encoded by the exons ATGAATATCATTATGATGAAAACAGGTTTCGCTAGAAGCTTGTCCGACACGGCAACAATCAGATCCTCGTCTCTTTCATTACTTCGTTTGTTGTCTTCCACTTCCACTACCGTCGCTGACGTGGACGGTTCTGCTTCTTCCGTTGTTAAGGTTGTCATTCCCAAATTGCTTCAACCTAGAGTTGTCCTTTACGACGGCGTTTGTCATCTCTGCCACCGAG GAGTGAAATTGGTAATAAAAGCTGACAAGGACAGAAAGATCAAATTCTGTTGCGTTCAGTCTAACGCTGCTGAGCCCTATTTGAGAGCAACCGGTCTTGAGCGAGAGGATGTCCTACGTcgctttttatttattgaaggCCTGAATGTATTCTCTCAGGGATCTACTG CTGCATTGCGCGTACTGTCATACTTGCCATTCCCTTACTCTGCTTTAAGCTCGCTGTGGGTGATTCCAACTCCAATAAGGGATGCTGTCTATGATTATATAGCAAAAAACCGGTATGAATGGTTTGGCAAGGCAAATGACTGTTTGGTTTTGCAAGAGAAGGAGCTGCTTGAGCGTTTCATAGATAGAGATGAAATGATGAATCGAGATCCGTAG
- the LOC101489480 gene encoding putative disease resistance protein RGA4, protein MAEAVLELVLHNLSSLIQNELGLFFGFDRDLKSLASLLTTIKATLEDAEEQQFSNRAIKDWLLKLKDAAHVLDDILDECATKALEMEYKGLSRKVQSSFLSSFHPKHVAFRYKIAKKMKSIRERLDEVAEEKSKFHLTEIVREKRIGVLDWRQTTSIISQPQVYGRDGHKDKIVDFLVGDGSQLEDLSVYPIVGLGGLGKTTLAQLVFNDERIVNHFELSIWVCVSEDFSLKRMTRAIIESTTKKACEDLDLEPLQRRLQDVLQRKRYLLVLDDVWNEKQEKWRELKPLLACGGKGASILVTTRLWKVAKIMGTTPPHELSKLSDIDCWGLFKQRAFGPNEVEQAELVVIGKEIIKKCGGVPLAAIALGSLLCFKREEKEWLYIKESKLWNLQDEDYVMPALRLSYLNLSVKLRQCFAICALFPKDERINKQFLIELWMANGFISSNEMLDEEDIGNEVWNELYWRSFFQDIEIDEFGKVRSFKMHDLVHDLAHSVSEDVCCITNNDDILNTFERIRHLSFYRESSIWEVNSIQLRSAKSLKTYTRKGVGGDNHLPRVLNFYSLRALELEYIEAVPSSIGHLKHLRYLNLSWSDFETLPESICKLWNLQILKLDNCYKLQQLPNNLIRLKALKHLSLIGCYLSCLPPQIGRLASLKTLSMYIVGQKKGFFLEELGQLNLKGKLHIKHLERVKSVRDAKEANMLSKHLSHLWLSWERNEEFQLQENVEQILDVLQPHIHQLQELGVEGYQGMYFPHWMSSLSLNDLQCLYLKDCHSCLHLPQLAKLPYLKELFISNMSRLIYIDEESYNGGVMGGFIILKFLSLEKLPNLIRISKEDRENMFPHLSALEIIECPNLSGLPYLPSLDYMRIQGKCNQDLLSSIHKLACLESLWFYDNAELTCFPDGMLRNLTSLKTFMIWNCSKIEGFDEALQHMTSLESLIVRDLPNLTTLPESLGNLGLLHDLRISNCPKLTCLPMSIQSLTGLESLRIYSCSELEKRCEKETSEDWPKIAHVQNIEIRNTRLIF, encoded by the coding sequence ATGGCAGAGGCTGTACTTGAACTTGTGCTTCACAATTTAAGCTCACTCATTCAAAATGAGCTTGGTCTGTTTTTTGGTTTTGATCGAGACTTGAAGAGTCTTGCCAGCTTGCTCACGACAATCAAGGCTACTCTTGAAGATGCCGAAGAGCAACAATTTTCAAACAGAGCCATCAAGGATTGGTTGCTTAAGCTCAAAGATGCTGCTCATGTTCTTGATGATATTTTGGACGAGTGTGCTACCAAAGCATTGGAGATGGAATACAAAGGACTGTCACGCAAGGTACAAAGCTCTTTCTTATCATCTTTTCATCCCAAGCATGTTGCTTTCCGTTACAAAATTGCTAAGAAAATGAAGAGCATAAGAGAGAGGTTAGATGAAGTAGCTGAAGAAAAGAGTAAGTTTCATTTGACTGAGATAGTTAGAGAGAAGAGAATTGGAGTGCTTGATTGGCGCCAAACCACCTCGATCATTTCACAACCTCAAGTCTATGGAAGAGACGGACATAAGGATAAAATAGTAGACTTTTTGGTAGGTGATGGATCTCAATTGGAGGACTTATCTGTCTATCCAATTGTAGGCCTAGGTGGACTAGGTAAAACAACACTTGCCCAACTCGTCTTCAATGACGAGAGGATAGTCAACCACTTTGAACTGAGCATTTGGGTGTGTGTTTCGGAAGATTTTAGTTTGAAAAGAATGACCAGAGCCATCATTGAATCGACAACTAAGAAGGCCTGCGAGGATTTGGATCTAGAGCCGCTACAAAGAAGACTTCAGGATGTACTGCAAAGAAAAAGATATTTGCTGGTTTTGGACGATGTGTGGAATGAGAAACAAGAGAAGTGGCGCGAGTTGAAACCTCTGTTGGCTTGTGGAGGAAAGGGTGCTTCAATATTGGTCACTACTCGTCTCTGGAAGGTAGCAAAAATCATGGGAACAACGCCACCTCATGAGTTATCAAAGCTATCTGACATAGATTGCTGGGGATTGTTTAAACAACGAGCTTTTGGACCTAATGAGGTAGAACAAGCTGAGCTTGTGGTAATAGGGAAggagataataaaaaaatgtgggGGAGTGCCTCTTGCGGCAATAGCACTAGGAAGTCTCTTGTGCTTTAAACGAGAGGAAAAAGAGTGGCTCTATATCAAGGAAAGCAAGCTATGGAATTTACAAGATGAAGATTATGTCATGCCTGCCTTGAGATTAAGTTACTTGAATTTGTCAGTGAAACTGAGACAATGTTTTGCCATCTGTGCACTATTTCCCAAAGATGAAAGAATAAATAAGCAATTTCTAATTGAGCTTTGGATGGCTAATGGCTTTATTTCATCTAATGAAATGTTGGACGAGGAAGATATTGGCAACGAGGTGTGGAATGAATTATATTGGAGATCGTTTTTTCAAGATATCGAGATAGATGAATTTGGAAAAGTTAGAAGTTTCAAGATGCATGATCTTGTGCATGATCTTGCTCATTCTGTTTCAGAAGATGTGTGTTGCATTacaaataatgatgacattctCAATACATTTGAAAGAATCCGCCATCTCTCATTTTATAGGGAGAGTTCCATTTGGGAAGTCAATTCAATCCAGTTGCGTAGCGCCAAATCATTGAAGACCTACACAAGGAAAGGGGTTGGTGGTGACAATCATTTACCtcgtgttttaaatttttattctttacgGGCACTTGAGTTAGAATATATTGAAGCAGTGCCATCTTCAATTGGTCATTTAAAACATCTAAGATACTTGAATCTTTCGTGGAGTGACTTTGAAACTCTTCCAGAATCTATATGTAAGTTGTGGAATTTGCAGATTTTGAAATTAGACAATTGTTATAAACTCCAACAGTTGCCGAATAATTTGATACGCTTGAAAGCTTTAAAACATCTATCTTTGATTGGCTGCTACTTATCATGCTTGCCTCCCCAAATAGGGAGGTTGGCTTCCCTGAAGACTTTGAGCATGTATATAGTTGGCCAGAAAAAAGGGTTCTTTTTGGAAGAATTAGGACAGCTAAACCTTAAAGGAAAGCTTCACATCAAGCACCTCGAGAGAGTGAAAAGTGTAAGAGATGCTAAAGAAGCCAATATGTTAAGTAAGCACCTCAGTCATTTGTGGTTGTCGTGGGAGAGAAATGAAGAGTTCCAATTGCAGGAAAATGTTGAACAGATTCTTGATGTGCTTCAACCTCATATCCATCAGCTTCAAGAGTTGGGTGTGGAAGGATATCAAGGCATGTATTTCCCACACTGGATGTCTAGTCTTTCTCTCAATGATTTACAGTGTTTATATCTTAAGGATTGCCATAGTTGTTTACACCTCCCACAGTTGGCCAAACTACCTTATCTAAAGGAACTATTCATATCCAACATGAGTCGTCTAATATACATAGACGAAGAGTCCTACAACGGTGGAGTTATGGGAGGTTTCATAATACTAAAATTTCTGTCATTGGAGAAGCTGCCAAACCTGATAAGGATATCAAAGGAGGATAGAGAAAATATGTTCCCTCACCTTTCCGCACTTGAAATAATTGAATGTCCTAATTTGTCAGGACTGCCTTATCTTCCATCTCTTGACTATATGCGTATACAAGGGAAATGCAACCAAGATTTACTAAGTTCAATTCATAAACTTGCTTGTCTTGAATCTCTTTGGTTCTATGATAATGCAGAGCTAACATGCTTTCCAGATGGTATGCTAAGAAACCTCACTTCTCTTAAGACATTCATGATTTGGAATTGCTCAAAAATAGAAGGTTTCGATGAGGCTTTACAACATATGACTTCCCTTGAATCATTAATAGTAAGGGATCTTCCGAATCTAACAACCTTGCCTGAATCGTTAGGAAACTTAGGTTTGCTTCATGACCTAAGAATTTCTAATTGTCCGAAGTTGACGTGTCTTCCAATGAGCATTCAAAGCCTTACTGGTCTGGAAAGTTTAAGGATTTACAGTTGCAGTGAGTTAGAGAAGAGATGTGAAAAGGAAACAAGTGAGGATTGGCCAAAAATAGCTCatgttcaaaatattgaaatacgAAACACCAGATTGATCTTTTGA